A part of Planococcus sp. MB-3u-03 genomic DNA contains:
- a CDS encoding PLD nuclease N-terminal domain-containing protein, whose amino-acid sequence MNTDITALLEIDWAKILPFALPIIFFNLLLIGVALYDWFKRKDRIAAPYAWLAAILLFQSLGPILYLVIGRKVIRHDYSRETS is encoded by the coding sequence ATGAATACTGATATTACTGCTTTACTGGAAATCGATTGGGCAAAAATCCTGCCGTTCGCCTTGCCCATTATCTTTTTCAACTTATTGCTCATTGGCGTCGCACTGTACGACTGGTTTAAGCGGAAAGATCGGATTGCGGCACCGTATGCTTGGCTCGCCGCCATCTTATTATTCCAATCATTAGGGCCGATCTTGTATTTGGTCATCGGAAGGAAGGTCATTCGCCATGATTACAGTCGAGAAACTTCATAA
- a CDS encoding ABC transporter ATP-binding protein has protein sequence MITVEKLHKRIKKRKILSDVSFTVAQGECIGLLGPNGAGKTTLIKCMTGVLHYEQGNITFHSKPIAQHKQDIGYLSQHTDFKPWMSCGESLRFFGKLSGLDAVFLQEAIPAVLEEVGLKDKEGYKVEQLSGGMKQRLGIAQAILHEPQLLILDEPVSALDPIGRNEVKKLIARLKKRMTIIISTHILDDASAFCDRYIVIKDGAISGTIDSQLQHADRTQVLVKTAKTPPASGIWPGDGVAYIERLSPTAFLLTGTEQLDLKKVVHDLDAQELDVTSIEFYEKGIEEIFLEMVSDT, from the coding sequence ATGATTACAGTCGAGAAACTTCATAAGAGGATCAAAAAACGAAAAATCTTGAGCGATGTCTCTTTTACGGTTGCACAAGGGGAATGCATTGGTTTATTGGGGCCAAACGGTGCCGGCAAAACAACGCTTATTAAATGCATGACTGGCGTTTTGCACTATGAACAAGGGAACATCACCTTCCATTCCAAGCCCATTGCCCAGCACAAGCAAGATATCGGCTATTTGTCCCAGCATACAGACTTCAAGCCGTGGATGAGCTGCGGGGAATCGCTTCGTTTCTTCGGAAAACTATCAGGCCTGGATGCGGTATTTTTACAGGAGGCTATCCCCGCGGTGTTGGAGGAAGTTGGCCTGAAGGATAAAGAGGGCTATAAAGTGGAGCAATTATCCGGTGGCATGAAGCAGCGGCTCGGAATCGCACAAGCCATTTTGCACGAGCCGCAATTATTGATTTTGGATGAACCGGTCTCAGCTCTCGATCCGATCGGCCGGAACGAAGTGAAAAAATTGATCGCCCGCTTGAAGAAACGGATGACCATCATTATTTCCACACATATCCTGGATGATGCCAGTGCGTTTTGCGACCGCTACATTGTGATCAAAGATGGCGCGATTTCTGGAACCATCGACAGCCAACTTCAGCATGCAGACCGTACACAAGTTTTGGTGAAGACAGCGAAGACTCCACCAGCAAGCGGCATTTGGCCCGGTGATGGCGTGGCGTATATTGAACGCCTGTCCCCTACCGCTTTCCTTTTGACAGGGACTGAACAACTTGATTTGAAAAAAGTCGTCCATGACTTGGATGCACAAGAGCTGGATGTCACGTCCATCGAGTTTTATGAAAAAGGAATCGAGGAAATTTTCCTGGAGATGGTGTCGGACACATGA
- a CDS encoding ABC transporter permease produces MTNFYTLTQTELAEAAKEYKFIWLTLFFVILGVTQPLINNYMDVILENVGGADGITIDPNRPVPSSGEVLLSTISGQFNQIGLIILIISFMGLIASDRNSGMQDFILTRPVAIPSYLLSKLAGHWLISMFAIAIGAAVSYGYTIFLFGSFSFSDFLLFLLMYSLWILYVISLAILISTFIKGPILIAVTTIAVSIFLILIKSFNHLVFQLSPGGVLNVAENQLLPGGEVNHFSILSCGVFIVFNIWLAKINLNKQ; encoded by the coding sequence ATGACCAACTTTTATACGCTAACCCAAACCGAGCTGGCGGAAGCCGCAAAAGAATACAAATTTATTTGGCTGACATTGTTTTTCGTCATTTTGGGTGTCACCCAGCCTTTGATTAATAACTATATGGACGTGATCCTCGAAAACGTAGGCGGCGCAGATGGCATCACCATTGACCCGAACCGGCCGGTACCGAGTTCCGGAGAAGTTCTTCTGTCGACCATTTCCGGGCAGTTCAATCAAATCGGACTCATCATTTTAATCATCAGCTTCATGGGGCTCATTGCGTCCGACCGCAATAGCGGCATGCAGGACTTTATCTTGACCCGCCCGGTTGCCATTCCGTCTTATTTATTGTCAAAGCTTGCAGGCCACTGGCTCATCAGCATGTTCGCCATTGCCATTGGAGCCGCCGTTTCCTACGGCTACACGATTTTTTTATTCGGTTCGTTCTCTTTTTCCGATTTCTTGTTATTTCTTTTGATGTACAGTTTGTGGATTCTCTACGTCATCAGCCTAGCGATTCTAATCAGCACATTCATCAAGGGGCCCATTCTCATCGCGGTCACGACGATTGCCGTCTCCATTTTCTTGATCCTGATCAAAAGCTTTAACCATCTTGTGTTTCAGCTGTCCCCAGGCGGCGTCTTGAACGTCGCAGAAAACCAATTGCTGCCGGGTGGTGAGGTCAATCATTTCAGCATCCTGTCGTGTGGAGTGTTCATTGTGTTTAACATTTGGCTGGCCAAAATCAATCTGAACAAACAGTAA
- the nhaC gene encoding Na+/H+ antiporter NhaC has translation MKNQQKIEIPFVMALIPFIVMISIMAITIIKFGGSPHVPLLIGAAIAALIGWRYGYKWEIIEEGAYKGIRMALPAIVIILLVGLIIGAWIGGGIVATMIYYGLKIITPSLFLVTICIICAIVTLAIGSSWSTMGTIGVAGMGIGVSMGIPAAMVAGAVISGAYFGDKMSPLSDTTNLAAGITETPLFTHIKHMVYTTIPGLIIALVAYFILGRQFAGTAVDIGNINSILSALESNFVISPWLLLVPLAVIVLVAKKVPALPALTIGVLLGWLCYVFIQGGSVADAVNTLHDGFVISSGNEMVDNLFNRGGIESMMYTVSLTIVAMIFGGIMEQVGMLQAIVNQILKVAKSAGSLIAATIVSAFFTNATASEQYISILLPGRMYAKAYRDKKLHSKNLSRALEDGGTVTSPLIPWNTCGVFIVATLGVSTFAYAPYAILNYTVPIISIFMAFFGLKVEFLTEQELKALEEKEARQSSKPGDNDASDSVLT, from the coding sequence ATGAAAAATCAACAGAAAATAGAAATTCCTTTTGTTATGGCGTTAATTCCATTCATCGTCATGATCAGTATCATGGCAATTACCATCATCAAATTTGGCGGTAGCCCGCACGTCCCGTTATTGATCGGTGCGGCAATTGCTGCCCTGATCGGCTGGCGCTACGGATATAAATGGGAAATCATCGAGGAAGGCGCTTATAAAGGCATCCGCATGGCGCTTCCGGCGATTGTCATCATCCTTCTCGTCGGTTTGATCATCGGAGCTTGGATTGGCGGCGGGATTGTGGCCACGATGATCTATTACGGATTGAAAATCATCACCCCTTCCCTATTCCTCGTGACCATCTGCATCATTTGCGCGATTGTCACTTTGGCCATAGGCAGTTCCTGGTCGACAATGGGAACGATCGGCGTCGCGGGAATGGGCATCGGCGTGAGCATGGGCATCCCTGCTGCCATGGTAGCAGGCGCGGTCATTTCCGGTGCTTATTTCGGCGACAAAATGTCCCCGCTGTCTGACACAACCAATTTGGCGGCCGGAATTACCGAAACGCCTTTGTTCACGCATATTAAGCATATGGTGTATACGACGATTCCTGGCCTCATCATTGCGTTAGTCGCTTACTTTATTCTCGGCAGGCAGTTTGCCGGCACTGCCGTGGATATCGGCAACATCAACAGCATCCTTTCCGCATTGGAAAGCAATTTCGTCATCTCCCCTTGGCTGTTGCTCGTGCCGCTTGCGGTCATCGTCTTGGTAGCGAAAAAGGTTCCTGCACTGCCGGCTTTGACGATTGGCGTGTTGCTCGGCTGGCTGTGCTATGTGTTTATCCAAGGCGGCAGCGTGGCCGATGCCGTCAATACGCTTCACGACGGATTCGTGATTTCGAGCGGCAATGAAATGGTAGATAATTTGTTCAACCGCGGCGGCATCGAGTCGATGATGTACACGGTGTCCTTGACGATTGTCGCGATGATCTTCGGCGGCATCATGGAACAAGTGGGGATGCTCCAAGCGATCGTCAACCAAATTCTCAAGGTCGCGAAATCAGCAGGCAGCCTGATTGCCGCGACAATCGTTTCGGCCTTTTTCACGAATGCAACCGCTTCTGAACAATACATATCGATTCTTCTCCCAGGTAGAATGTACGCCAAAGCGTATCGGGACAAAAAACTGCATTCGAAAAACTTATCACGGGCATTGGAAGACGGCGGCACCGTCACTTCGCCTTTGATTCCCTGGAATACATGCGGCGTGTTTATCGTGGCGACTCTCGGCGTCAGCACCTTCGCCTATGCGCCTTACGCGATTCTGAACTATACCGTGCCGATTATCTCCATCTTCATGGCATTCTTTGGGCTGAAAGTCGAATTCTTGACCGAGCAGGAATTAAAAGCGCTGGAAGAAAAAGAAGCACGGCAATCGTCAAAACCCGGCGACAACGATGCTTCAGATTCTGTCCTGACCTAA
- a CDS encoding GAF domain-containing sensor histidine kinase yields MVNDQSRYSRLANITRIVNTKLDLHEVLQQVTTAISEEIVRCDSVGIFLPEGDGTYRGFAGKPEMMSSVTLQSQVIDPKTDNLAAELIATRKTIYIADTSTDNRPDLKPVGAFQINSLLALPISFEKEFMGMVFLFNYGTPMNLTQSEIESVEAYVNMAAVAIQNAKSFNQKEKLLREKQLLLDLTRELSFCSTIQESLNVCFGYLKQAFGEGDFAAHIIKSPSTKDGTSVQFHAADGMVAQEWQEHLAKLGTQNYSELVTHAVSQKEPIRTDMGTNQGLLLIPMISIGEVHGVISAVCCCSESESAIELQIAFAQAIIEATAPVFSNLLYMDQLEGMAEERTSALYAANKRVNSVIESITDGFFVLNKNWEYTYINQHLFLPKGKKADEVLGKNIWDVFPETVDTLTYNEFHRAMIDRVTVRFESQSDAEDFWFEITAYPFDDGICCVLKNIKEKKQYEKELKRLANLDLIGQMAAGISHEIRNPMTTVRGFLQLMVMNEQLEPHAAHFNLMIAELDRANAIITEFLSVGNTRTSDMKMMSLNTILDDISPLIKIDTANQNKQIHIYTQEVPELLLNHNEIRQLIINLYRNGLEAMDEGQTLTIGTYPENENYVVLAVQDQGSGIDPAIIDKIGTPFYTTKDEGTGLGLGICYAVAARHNATITIETGPEGTIFFTKFPVEPKADGEPNK; encoded by the coding sequence ATGGTGAATGATCAATCGCGGTATTCGAGGCTTGCGAACATCACACGCATTGTAAATACAAAGCTGGATTTGCATGAAGTTCTGCAGCAGGTCACGACGGCTATTTCCGAGGAAATCGTCCGATGCGATTCTGTTGGGATCTTTTTGCCAGAAGGCGATGGCACGTACCGCGGCTTTGCGGGAAAGCCTGAGATGATGAGCAGCGTGACACTGCAATCGCAAGTGATCGATCCGAAAACAGACAATCTGGCAGCGGAATTGATAGCGACACGGAAAACCATTTATATAGCGGATACATCAACAGATAACCGGCCGGACTTGAAGCCAGTAGGCGCCTTCCAAATCAATTCCTTATTGGCGTTGCCGATTTCCTTTGAAAAGGAATTCATGGGGATGGTGTTCCTGTTCAATTACGGGACCCCGATGAATTTGACGCAATCAGAGATTGAAAGTGTCGAAGCTTATGTAAATATGGCAGCGGTCGCCATTCAAAACGCGAAGAGCTTCAATCAAAAAGAGAAATTATTGAGGGAAAAGCAATTATTGCTCGACCTTACCCGTGAACTATCTTTCTGTTCGACGATCCAGGAAAGCCTGAACGTTTGCTTCGGCTATTTGAAACAGGCGTTCGGCGAGGGTGATTTTGCCGCACATATCATAAAATCGCCGAGTACGAAAGACGGCACGTCGGTCCAATTTCATGCAGCCGACGGAATGGTCGCACAAGAATGGCAGGAGCATCTCGCTAAACTGGGGACCCAAAATTATTCGGAGTTGGTCACACATGCCGTCTCACAGAAAGAGCCAATCCGCACTGATATGGGCACGAACCAAGGGTTATTGCTAATTCCAATGATATCCATAGGAGAAGTCCACGGTGTGATTTCAGCGGTATGCTGCTGCTCGGAATCAGAAAGTGCCATTGAGTTGCAGATTGCTTTCGCCCAAGCCATTATCGAGGCCACCGCTCCGGTTTTTTCGAATTTATTGTACATGGATCAATTGGAAGGAATGGCCGAAGAGCGGACGAGTGCATTGTACGCCGCGAACAAGCGGGTCAATAGTGTGATCGAAAGCATCACGGACGGTTTTTTTGTGCTCAATAAAAACTGGGAATACACTTACATCAACCAGCATCTTTTTTTACCGAAAGGCAAAAAAGCAGACGAAGTGCTCGGCAAAAACATTTGGGATGTGTTTCCGGAAACTGTCGATACACTTACCTATAACGAGTTCCATCGCGCCATGATCGACCGGGTGACGGTTCGCTTTGAGTCGCAATCCGATGCGGAAGACTTTTGGTTTGAAATTACCGCCTATCCGTTTGATGACGGCATTTGCTGCGTGCTGAAAAACATCAAGGAAAAGAAGCAGTACGAGAAAGAACTAAAACGGCTGGCCAACTTGGATTTGATCGGCCAGATGGCGGCGGGAATCAGCCACGAGATTCGCAATCCGATGACAACGGTGCGCGGTTTTCTGCAACTGATGGTCATGAACGAACAATTGGAGCCGCATGCTGCGCATTTCAACCTGATGATCGCTGAATTGGACCGGGCGAATGCCATCATCACTGAATTTCTGTCCGTTGGCAATACGCGCACTTCGGACATGAAAATGATGAGCTTAAACACCATCCTTGATGATATTTCACCATTGATCAAAATCGATACAGCCAATCAGAACAAACAAATCCATATTTACACGCAGGAAGTGCCGGAACTACTATTGAATCATAATGAAATCCGGCAATTGATCATCAATTTATACCGCAACGGACTGGAAGCGATGGATGAAGGGCAGACACTGACCATCGGCACCTATCCGGAAAACGAAAATTACGTGGTGCTGGCAGTGCAGGATCAAGGCAGCGGCATCGATCCCGCTATCATCGACAAAATCGGCACGCCTTTCTATACGACAAAAGATGAAGGCACGGGACTCGGCCTAGGCATCTGTTACGCGGTGGCGGCACGCCATAATGCCACGATCACCATCGAAACAGGACCCGAAGGCACCATCTTCTTCACGAAGTTTCCGGTTGAACCAAAGGCAGATGGTGAGCCTAATAAATAA
- a CDS encoding LysR family transcriptional regulator, whose amino-acid sequence MELRVLRYFIAVAKEQNISAAAKQLHLSQPTLSRQLKELEAELGTTLFERGNRKITLTEEGLFLFNKAKEIVELTEKTEANLKGTKQEIGGEVYIGGGETEAMRFIAKACKELLENHSGIRFHLYSGNADDITDKLKNGLLDFGIVIEPMDKQRYDYIKLPATDRWGVLMRKDSPLAQRPFIQPEDLMDKPLLISRQTAVSNEMSGWFGKNIEDLRVVGTYNLIYNAALMVEENIGYALCLDKLVNTGEDSKLCFIPLRPKLEANLNIIWKKHQVFSSAANLFLQQLRIHLHN is encoded by the coding sequence ATGGAACTTCGCGTATTGCGCTACTTTATTGCGGTAGCGAAAGAACAAAACATTTCGGCTGCGGCCAAACAGCTGCATTTGTCTCAACCGACATTATCCCGGCAATTGAAAGAACTGGAAGCGGAACTCGGGACGACTTTATTTGAACGGGGAAATCGGAAAATCACCTTAACGGAAGAAGGGCTGTTCCTGTTCAATAAAGCGAAGGAAATCGTGGAATTGACCGAGAAAACCGAAGCTAATTTGAAAGGGACGAAACAAGAGATTGGCGGGGAAGTTTATATTGGCGGCGGTGAAACCGAAGCGATGCGATTCATTGCGAAAGCATGCAAAGAGCTGCTCGAAAACCACTCGGGTATCCGTTTCCATCTTTACAGCGGCAACGCGGACGACATCACCGATAAATTGAAGAATGGCTTGCTGGATTTCGGTATTGTCATCGAACCGATGGACAAGCAGAGATACGATTATATAAAGCTGCCAGCGACTGACCGTTGGGGTGTATTAATGCGAAAAGACAGCCCGCTCGCACAACGTCCGTTTATCCAGCCTGAAGATTTGATGGATAAGCCCTTGCTGATTTCTCGCCAAACGGCGGTCAGCAATGAAATGTCCGGCTGGTTCGGGAAAAATATTGAGGACCTGCGTGTGGTTGGAACTTACAATTTGATCTACAACGCGGCATTGATGGTGGAAGAAAACATTGGCTATGCATTGTGTCTGGATAAGTTAGTGAATACTGGCGAAGACAGCAAACTGTGTTTTATCCCATTGCGCCCAAAACTAGAAGCGAACTTAAATATCATTTGGAAAAAGCATCAGGTTTTCTCCAGTGCAGCGAATTTGTTTTTGCAGCAACTTCGAATTCATTTACACAACTAG
- a CDS encoding SDR family oxidoreductase translates to MAIEGKVIIIMGASSGIGEATARILAEKGAKLVLAARREERLKEIKESLPEAHIVYRKADVSNHEEVQQVIDLAIAEYGQLDVLFNNAGIMPTAPLAETRRDEWKNMLDINVMGVLNGIAAALPKMVEQKSGHIISTDSVAGHVVYPHSAVYCGTKFAVRAIMEGLRQEQRENNIKSTIISPGAVLTELYTTINDKEASAALHQAQSEWGLAAEDIAQAVAYVIDTPDRVSVSDMIIRPTAQEV, encoded by the coding sequence ATGGCAATTGAAGGAAAAGTCATTATCATTATGGGAGCATCCAGCGGCATCGGAGAAGCAACAGCCAGAATTTTAGCCGAAAAAGGCGCCAAGTTGGTATTGGCAGCGCGCAGAGAAGAGCGCTTGAAAGAGATCAAGGAATCACTGCCGGAAGCACACATCGTCTACAGAAAAGCTGATGTATCAAATCATGAAGAAGTGCAGCAAGTCATTGATTTGGCGATTGCCGAGTACGGTCAATTGGATGTACTGTTCAATAACGCCGGGATTATGCCGACCGCCCCGTTGGCTGAAACGCGACGCGACGAATGGAAAAACATGCTGGATATCAATGTCATGGGGGTGCTGAATGGCATTGCAGCGGCGTTGCCGAAGATGGTCGAACAAAAATCTGGCCACATCATCTCCACCGATTCTGTGGCAGGGCATGTGGTCTACCCGCATTCAGCCGTTTACTGCGGAACCAAATTTGCTGTCCGGGCCATTATGGAAGGCTTGAGACAAGAGCAGCGTGAAAACAACATCAAATCCACGATTATCTCACCGGGCGCTGTCCTGACCGAATTGTATACAACCATCAATGACAAAGAAGCATCGGCAGCTCTTCACCAAGCCCAATCAGAGTGGGGACTTGCCGCAGAAGATATTGCCCAGGCAGTCGCTTATGTCATCGATACACCGGATCGCGTTTCGGTCAGCGATATGATCATTCGCCCGACAGCTCAAGAGGTATAA
- a CDS encoding DapH/DapD/GlmU-related protein: protein MEMQEFIDFYKAGKPISSTDKELHGLLVQSSFQALKIMVELNSTFNTQEEIVALFSQLTGAPVDASFLCLPPFHTDFGKNIRIGKNVFINTGCSFQDRGGITIGNGSLIGMNVSIATLNHGLPLETRGTTTPSPVVIGENVWIGSNATILPGVTIGDNAVVAAGAVVSKDVPSNTVVAGVPAKAIKKITE from the coding sequence ATGGAGATGCAAGAGTTTATCGATTTTTACAAAGCAGGCAAACCCATTTCAAGTACGGATAAAGAATTGCACGGCCTATTGGTGCAAAGCAGTTTTCAAGCCCTGAAAATCATGGTGGAGTTGAACTCAACCTTCAACACACAAGAAGAAATCGTCGCGCTGTTCTCTCAACTGACAGGCGCACCAGTCGACGCTTCGTTTTTATGTTTGCCTCCCTTCCACACGGACTTCGGCAAGAACATACGCATTGGCAAAAATGTGTTCATCAATACCGGTTGTTCGTTCCAGGACCGGGGCGGCATCACCATCGGCAATGGCTCATTGATCGGCATGAATGTCTCGATCGCTACCTTGAATCATGGCTTGCCCTTGGAAACAAGAGGCACCACCACGCCCTCTCCTGTAGTTATCGGCGAAAACGTATGGATTGGATCAAACGCCACCATCCTTCCCGGCGTGACGATCGGGGACAATGCCGTTGTGGCGGCAGGGGCTGTCGTTTCAAAAGACGTCCCTTCAAACACGGTAGTGGCAGGAGTCCCGGCAAAGGCCATAAAGAAAATTACGGAATAG
- a CDS encoding cyclophilin-like fold protein — MALGLSACDASETDERDAPNAEEQPSNGDNQEREEAEMANLLALELQIGNEVFSAQLYESETTEALLELLPLTIDMEDLHGNEKFFYLSERLPTNSESPGHINAGDIMLYGDDCLVFFYDKLSTSHQYTRLGYIENVERFTQAVGEGDITVALDFAENDG; from the coding sequence ATGGCTCTTGGCTTAAGTGCTTGTGATGCGAGCGAAACGGATGAAAGAGATGCGCCGAATGCTGAAGAACAACCAAGCAACGGGGATAACCAGGAAAGGGAGGAAGCGGAGATGGCAAATCTACTTGCTTTAGAATTGCAAATAGGGAACGAAGTGTTCTCAGCACAACTTTACGAAAGCGAGACAACCGAAGCATTGCTTGAATTGCTTCCGTTAACCATAGATATGGAAGATCTTCATGGAAATGAAAAGTTCTTTTATCTTTCAGAAAGGCTCCCAACAAATTCTGAGAGCCCAGGGCATATTAATGCGGGGGACATTATGCTTTACGGAGACGATTGCCTGGTATTCTTTTATGACAAGCTTTCAACTTCCCATCAATATACCCGTCTCGGCTATATCGAAAATGTGGAAAGATTTACTCAAGCGGTCGGAGAGGGGGATATCACGGTCGCTCTTGATTTCGCCGAAAATGATGGATAA
- a CDS encoding cobyric acid synthase has translation MPAVSIMIQGTASDVGKSLICTALCRIFSDDGFRVAPFKSQNMALNSFVTEAAGEIGRAQGVQAEAARIPATFDMNPILLKPKQDMVSEVIVHGRHFMDMNAKTYRDDFLQQVMPAVEQSMRRLQQDFDVLVLEGAGSPAEINLKDKDIANMRMAHLADAAVILVVDIDKGGAFAAIVGTLALLDESERIRVKGIIINKFRGMRELLDDGIDWLEKETGIPVLGVLPYLDVQIDAEDSLALSSLRFKKPKPGEFAVDIAVIRLPRISNFTDIDPFFDEPETGVRLVGKVEDLGTPDLLVIPGTKNTLADAAWLKENGFDRAIQQLHEQGTKIFGVCGGFQLLGESLVDHEAVDGEGGAASGLSLLPVDTVFVGDKKTVLMTGKQVKDGQTLTGYEIHLGRSTIRGEALPFMQLSDGRMDGAVSADGSVIGTYLHGIFHNRKFTRELVNELRVKKGLEPLEDDVKPDAQRREEAYDFLAAQVRSHMNVAAVYQLLGLSAYAAHKSTM, from the coding sequence ATGCCAGCAGTTTCGATTATGATTCAAGGAACAGCTTCCGATGTGGGGAAAAGCTTGATTTGTACAGCGCTATGCCGAATTTTTTCAGACGATGGCTTCCGTGTGGCTCCGTTTAAATCACAGAACATGGCGCTGAATTCGTTTGTGACAGAAGCAGCCGGCGAAATCGGCAGGGCGCAGGGCGTTCAAGCAGAAGCAGCCCGTATTCCGGCGACTTTTGATATGAATCCAATTTTGCTCAAGCCAAAGCAGGACATGGTGTCAGAAGTCATTGTCCATGGCCGGCACTTTATGGACATGAATGCAAAAACCTATCGCGACGATTTCTTGCAGCAAGTGATGCCGGCGGTCGAGCAGTCGATGCGCAGGCTGCAGCAGGATTTTGACGTGCTGGTACTTGAAGGTGCCGGTAGCCCTGCAGAAATCAATTTGAAGGATAAAGACATTGCCAATATGCGCATGGCCCACTTGGCAGATGCCGCCGTCATTTTAGTGGTGGATATCGACAAGGGTGGTGCGTTCGCCGCTATCGTCGGAACGCTCGCTTTGCTCGATGAATCGGAACGAATTCGTGTAAAAGGAATCATCATCAATAAATTCCGTGGCATGCGTGAGCTGCTCGATGATGGCATTGACTGGCTGGAGAAAGAAACAGGCATTCCGGTGCTCGGGGTCTTGCCTTATCTCGATGTCCAAATCGATGCAGAAGATTCTCTTGCATTGTCATCGCTGCGGTTTAAAAAACCGAAACCAGGAGAGTTTGCTGTAGATATAGCCGTCATCCGGCTCCCACGAATCTCGAATTTCACAGATATAGACCCGTTTTTCGATGAACCGGAAACGGGCGTTCGTTTGGTCGGAAAAGTCGAAGATCTCGGTACACCTGACCTGCTCGTCATTCCCGGAACCAAAAACACATTGGCTGATGCTGCGTGGCTCAAAGAAAACGGCTTTGATCGAGCGATTCAACAGCTGCACGAGCAAGGCACCAAGATCTTTGGGGTTTGCGGAGGTTTTCAATTGCTTGGGGAATCACTCGTAGATCATGAAGCGGTTGACGGGGAAGGCGGAGCGGCAAGCGGCCTTTCCTTGCTGCCGGTGGACACGGTGTTTGTCGGGGATAAGAAAACCGTTTTAATGACCGGCAAGCAAGTAAAAGACGGGCAAACGCTAACAGGCTACGAAATTCATTTGGGAAGATCAACTATCCGCGGGGAGGCTCTGCCATTTATGCAGCTGTCGGACGGCCGGATGGACGGGGCAGTCAGTGCAGATGGAAGCGTGATCGGCACATACCTCCATGGCATTTTCCATAACCGGAAATTCACGCGTGAACTAGTCAATGAATTGCGAGTCAAAAAAGGGTTAGAACCATTGGAAGACGATGTGAAACCCGATGCCCAGCGAAGGGAAGAAGCGTATGATTTTCTAGCGGCACAAGTTCGCAGCCATATGAACGTGGCAGCGGTTTACCAATTACTCGGCTTATCTGCTTACGCGGCCCACAAGAGCACAATGTAA
- a CDS encoding cysteine hydrolase family protein, whose product MPKTALLIVDAQNEMFDPANPVHQSEQLLENLQSLIKKARSADVPVIYVQHNDAGLVEGTDFWQIHSSVTPEERDTVVQKWTPDSFHETKLLEVLKNNGIQNLVIAGNQTEHCINATTRSASQLGFDVTLAKDAHGTWDSETMSAQEIIDHHNGLLSEFVTLQETKDIEFLGRA is encoded by the coding sequence ATGCCAAAGACAGCTTTATTAATCGTTGATGCCCAAAACGAGATGTTCGACCCAGCCAATCCCGTCCATCAAAGTGAACAATTGCTGGAGAATTTGCAGTCGTTGATCAAAAAAGCGCGTTCAGCCGATGTTCCCGTCATTTATGTGCAGCATAACGACGCCGGCCTTGTAGAAGGCACCGACTTTTGGCAAATCCATTCGTCCGTCACTCCTGAAGAAAGGGATACCGTCGTTCAAAAATGGACGCCTGATTCCTTCCATGAAACAAAGTTGCTAGAGGTATTGAAAAACAATGGCATCCAAAACCTTGTCATTGCCGGCAACCAGACTGAGCATTGTATAAATGCGACCACACGCAGCGCCAGCCAGCTGGGATTTGACGTGACACTCGCCAAAGACGCACACGGCACTTGGGATTCGGAAACAATGAGCGCACAGGAAATTATCGACCACCATAATGGCCTATTAAGCGAGTTTGTCACCTTGCAGGAGACGAAGGATATCGAGTTTTTGGGACGAGCTTAA